One segment of Nomia melanderi isolate GNS246 chromosome 10, iyNomMela1, whole genome shotgun sequence DNA contains the following:
- the LOC116428699 gene encoding uncharacterized protein LOC116428699 isoform X1 translates to MFIANRSCLLGNYGKNSSFEGSKLTEMATAVPSRFAILSLDDDDCEPKKTQKSVSASKTTQKAKNIKSKQQQQPKKDDKKKQNKGKKKKPNKNNNENQQWEQWKEKDTMAIEETFEQELHQAILLSKLAYEEQLVSVGKSEKEQEPNKKSGKKSKKATMSLEEFNSMGSNNVQITVIPSDCGDSKPKDLDKEFFDAVEKETKKEITKEKEKDILRTRLKRIDDEITSAQLRVEVEKRDEIINELRTEVENLKKELTQVKERNKKLYQILSHGEMKDKASVLAEVAKLQEIRDELTSEVASLHAQLEQERSKTRTSSADVKPSKQTNKKRPASENA, encoded by the exons atgttcatCGCAAATCGTAGTTGTTTATTGGGAAATTACGGAAAAAACTCGAGCTTCGAAGGATCAAAG TTAACAGAAATGGCGACCGCTGTACCCTCAAGATTCGCGATATTGAGTCTCGATGATGACGATTGTGAGCCAAAGAAAACCCAGAAGAGTGTTAGCGCTAGCAAGACAACTCAAAAAGCAAAAAATATCAAATCGAAGCAACAGCAACAGCCGAAGAAGGATGacaagaaaaaacaaaacaag gggaaaaagaaaaaacctaacaagaataataatgaaaaccaACAATGGGAACAGTGGAAAGAAAAAGATACAATG GCTATCGAGGAAACGTTTGAGCAAGAGTTGCATCAAGCCATTTTGCTGTCAAAGCTTGCTTATGAAGAGCAGCTAGTAAGCGTGGGTAAGTCAGAAAAAGAACAAGAACCAAATAAGAAATCAGGAAAAAAGTCTAAAAAGGCTACTATGTCGTTGGAAGAATTCAATAGCATGGGATCAAATAATGTACAAATTACGGTCATACCTTCAGACTGTGGGGATTCAAAACCTAaag ATTTGGATAAAGAATTTTTTGATGCGgtagaaaaggaaacaaaaaaggaaataacaaaagaaaaggagaaggatATATTGAGAACAAGATTAAAACGAATTGACGATGAAATCACTTCTGCTCAGTTGAGGGTAGAAGTGGAAAAACGtgatgaaattataaatgaattaagaactgaagttgaaaatttgaagaaggAGTTGACTCAAGTTAAAGAAAGGAACAAAAAGctatatcaaatattatctCATGGAGAAA TGAAAGATAAGGCGTCAGTGTTAGCAGAAGTAGctaaattacaagaaataaGAGACGAATTAACATCAGAAGTAGCATCTTTACATGCGCAATTAGAACAAGAAAGGTCCAAAACACGTACTTCTAGTGCAGATGTCAAACCATCCAAGCAAACT aataagAAGAGGCCGGCTAGTGAAAATGCCTAA
- the LOC116428699 gene encoding uncharacterized protein LOC116428699 isoform X2 codes for MATAVPSRFAILSLDDDDCEPKKTQKSVSASKTTQKAKNIKSKQQQQPKKDDKKKQNKGKKKKPNKNNNENQQWEQWKEKDTMAIEETFEQELHQAILLSKLAYEEQLVSVGKSEKEQEPNKKSGKKSKKATMSLEEFNSMGSNNVQITVIPSDCGDSKPKDLDKEFFDAVEKETKKEITKEKEKDILRTRLKRIDDEITSAQLRVEVEKRDEIINELRTEVENLKKELTQVKERNKKLYQILSHGEMKDKASVLAEVAKLQEIRDELTSEVASLHAQLEQERSKTRTSSADVKPSKQTNKKRPASENA; via the exons ATGGCGACCGCTGTACCCTCAAGATTCGCGATATTGAGTCTCGATGATGACGATTGTGAGCCAAAGAAAACCCAGAAGAGTGTTAGCGCTAGCAAGACAACTCAAAAAGCAAAAAATATCAAATCGAAGCAACAGCAACAGCCGAAGAAGGATGacaagaaaaaacaaaacaag gggaaaaagaaaaaacctaacaagaataataatgaaaaccaACAATGGGAACAGTGGAAAGAAAAAGATACAATG GCTATCGAGGAAACGTTTGAGCAAGAGTTGCATCAAGCCATTTTGCTGTCAAAGCTTGCTTATGAAGAGCAGCTAGTAAGCGTGGGTAAGTCAGAAAAAGAACAAGAACCAAATAAGAAATCAGGAAAAAAGTCTAAAAAGGCTACTATGTCGTTGGAAGAATTCAATAGCATGGGATCAAATAATGTACAAATTACGGTCATACCTTCAGACTGTGGGGATTCAAAACCTAaag ATTTGGATAAAGAATTTTTTGATGCGgtagaaaaggaaacaaaaaaggaaataacaaaagaaaaggagaaggatATATTGAGAACAAGATTAAAACGAATTGACGATGAAATCACTTCTGCTCAGTTGAGGGTAGAAGTGGAAAAACGtgatgaaattataaatgaattaagaactgaagttgaaaatttgaagaaggAGTTGACTCAAGTTAAAGAAAGGAACAAAAAGctatatcaaatattatctCATGGAGAAA TGAAAGATAAGGCGTCAGTGTTAGCAGAAGTAGctaaattacaagaaataaGAGACGAATTAACATCAGAAGTAGCATCTTTACATGCGCAATTAGAACAAGAAAGGTCCAAAACACGTACTTCTAGTGCAGATGTCAAACCATCCAAGCAAACT aataagAAGAGGCCGGCTAGTGAAAATGCCTAA
- the LOC116428699 gene encoding uncharacterized protein LOC116428699 isoform X3, translating into MLLAGIFVHFKFSLFILDDLYEFSLYLRYGKNTNVIISCKFNGKKKKPNKNNNENQQWEQWKEKDTMAIEETFEQELHQAILLSKLAYEEQLVSVGKSEKEQEPNKKSGKKSKKATMSLEEFNSMGSNNVQITVIPSDCGDSKPKDLDKEFFDAVEKETKKEITKEKEKDILRTRLKRIDDEITSAQLRVEVEKRDEIINELRTEVENLKKELTQVKERNKKLYQILSHGEMKDKASVLAEVAKLQEIRDELTSEVASLHAQLEQERSKTRTSSADVKPSKQTNKKRPASENA; encoded by the exons ATGCTGTTGGCGGGAATATTTGtgcatttcaaattttcacttttcattttAGACGATCTTTATGAATTTTCACTGTATTTAAgatatggaaaaaatacaaatgttataatatCATGTAAATTCAAC gggaaaaagaaaaaacctaacaagaataataatgaaaaccaACAATGGGAACAGTGGAAAGAAAAAGATACAATG GCTATCGAGGAAACGTTTGAGCAAGAGTTGCATCAAGCCATTTTGCTGTCAAAGCTTGCTTATGAAGAGCAGCTAGTAAGCGTGGGTAAGTCAGAAAAAGAACAAGAACCAAATAAGAAATCAGGAAAAAAGTCTAAAAAGGCTACTATGTCGTTGGAAGAATTCAATAGCATGGGATCAAATAATGTACAAATTACGGTCATACCTTCAGACTGTGGGGATTCAAAACCTAaag ATTTGGATAAAGAATTTTTTGATGCGgtagaaaaggaaacaaaaaaggaaataacaaaagaaaaggagaaggatATATTGAGAACAAGATTAAAACGAATTGACGATGAAATCACTTCTGCTCAGTTGAGGGTAGAAGTGGAAAAACGtgatgaaattataaatgaattaagaactgaagttgaaaatttgaagaaggAGTTGACTCAAGTTAAAGAAAGGAACAAAAAGctatatcaaatattatctCATGGAGAAA TGAAAGATAAGGCGTCAGTGTTAGCAGAAGTAGctaaattacaagaaataaGAGACGAATTAACATCAGAAGTAGCATCTTTACATGCGCAATTAGAACAAGAAAGGTCCAAAACACGTACTTCTAGTGCAGATGTCAAACCATCCAAGCAAACT aataagAAGAGGCCGGCTAGTGAAAATGCCTAA